CCTCTTCCTCTGGCAATCGCCACGCCTCCCTCGACAAAAAACGGGACGTCGCTTCCAAGAAGGGCAGAAAGACCAAGAAGCATCTGTCTGCTCAGGTTCAGACCCCAGAGCTCAGCCATACCTTTAAGTACCGCGGCGGCGTTGCTGCTCCCCCCGCCCATGCCGGAGCCAACCGGAATCTTTTTCCTTATCTCAATCTCAACGCCTCCCTTGAGTGAGAATTTCTCGAGAAACAGCCTTGCGGCTTTCCAGGCGATGTTCGTCTTATCCACCGGGACGCTCTCTGAGTCACAGCGGACGGAGATTTTGCCCAGCGCTTTTTTCACTATTACGTCGTCCTTCAAACTGATGGTCGTAAGCACAGACTCAATCTCATGGTAGGAGTCGCTTCTTAGGAGACCCACCTCAAGGCACAGGTTGAGCTTCGCAAAAGAAGCCAGGAGTTTCTCTGTCATATGGGATCGCTATGGGAGGTATCTAACTCAAATAGATTACCCAGACTACTACCAGACCCCAGAGAAGAATGTCGATTATGAGCGGAAGGTCAGTGAGAAGGGTCTCGGAAGGATTTCCGCCCTTGCCCTTCTCGAAAACCAGGTAGAGATATCTGAATATTCCGAAGAGAACGAATGGAACCGTGTATAGAAGACCCGTGGTGTGAAATTTCTCCACTGTGCCTGGAGCGACTGTATAGATCGAGTAACATATGACCGTGCTTGCCGTGACAACCGGTATCATTTGATCCAGGACGCGCGGAGAGTATTTTGTAAGAGTCAGCCTGTGATTGCTCGCGCCTTCGAGCAGGAATTCATACTCAGCCCTCCTCTTTCCGACAGCAAGAAAGAGCGCAAGAAAGAAAGTGCAGAGCAGGAGCCAGGGCGAAACCTCAATACCGGGTTCGACTCCTCTCAAGGCCTCGACTCCGGCCAAAGCTCTGAGAACGAACCCCGTCGAAATTGCAATAACGTCAAGGAGCACGACTCCTCTCAGAATCAGGCTGTATAGACCATTAAGGACAACAAACCCCGCCGCAGCAAAAAAGAAACTTCTTCCAAGCGGATATGCAAGACAAAGAGAGACGGCGGCAATCAGCAGAGAGAAAGACACCGCAGAACTCTTGGAGATATCGCCTCTCGCAACGGGCCTTTTCTTCTTCCAGGGATGCGCTCTGTCTCTTTCGATATCCGCTACGTCGTTCAGAATGTAGATTGATCCGGAAAGGAGACAGAAGAGACAGAATCCGGCCACCGATCTCAATAGAAGTGAAGTTGTCGCGCCTCCATGTGAGAAGATAAGCCCTGCGAAAACGACAAGGTTCTTAGTCCACTGGCTCGGCCTCATTTCAGTGATGAGGTCGAAAATTCTCTTGCCGGCTCCTCTCACTTTCCTTTTCCTTTCTTTCCGAACAGCTGAGCCTCAACCAGCCAGCAGATTGTATGCCCGACCGTGATGTGTGCTTCCTGAATTCGCGGGCTCTCTTCCGAAGGAACGATGAGCGAAAAATCACATTCCCTCGCGAGCTCCCTTCCTTTGAGCCCCGTCAAGCAAACTGTCTTGAGACCCTTCTTTTTGGCTGTGCGAACCGCCCGTATTATGTTCTCCGACTTTCCGCTTGTCGTTATAGCGACAAGGACATCGCCCCTCGCCCCCATCGCTTCAAGTTGTCTTGAGAAGATCTTCTCAAATCCAAGGTCATTTCCGACTGCAGTCAAGATGGAGGTATTCGTCGTGAGAGAGACCGCCGGGATCGCATCTCTGTTGAGATAGAACTTGCCGCTCAATTCAGCGGCGAGATGCTGAGCATCGGCCGCGCTGCCGCCGTTCCCGCAGAAGAGGATCTTCTTCCCCGAATTGACGGCGTGAACCATCACCTGCGCGACGTCCATTATCCACTTCCCGTTTTTCTCACCAACCTCCCTTATAATCTTGGAGGAGGTCAGGACCGCATTTTCTGCATCCTGTCGTGTTAGCTGGCTCTTTCTCGGCAAGAAATGCTCCTTTCAGCGACACTTCGACTGCGTACCACCTTGCGTGTTGGCAACATCAGGCATCGCGATTCAGGCTCGGCTGGCGGCTGATTCCTCGGCCCGGGCTCAGCTCCGGGAGATATCCTTTCCCTCCTGCCGAAAATGTCGATCCTTCCCGTACTCGCTCACTCGAATTTGCGAACTCGGCCCCTGGCCTCAGACAGCGCAAATTCGTCCCCTTCGGGGTCGTTCCCTCCTCCAAGAAGGGAGTCCAGAGATTTTCGGAAAGTCGGTTCAAGGACATCTCCAGGCCCAGCTGCTGCACAGCACTCCTGATTTCACAGGCAGCCGCTACAGTGCTCGATCTTCGTGAACAATATCCCGTTTTCCATTGTTACGAGCCTTCTTCTTTCTTGGCCCTCAAGTAGTCCTTCAGGGCGTCTCTCCAGTGCCGGGTCTCAAATCCGAGTGTGTGCCGCAGGCGGTAATTTTCCAGGACTGAGTTCGTCGGGCGCTTCGCCGGCCGGTCCGACTGAGCCGAAGAGATCGGCTTCACGATAGCAGCGTCTCCTCCCCAGAGACTGACTATCTCCCTGGCGAATTCGTACCATGAGCAATCCCCGCCATTTGTAGCGTGATAGAGACCGAACTCGTTCCTCTTCAGTATGACCATCATTGCACCGGCAAGGTCGTCCGCGAGTGTCGGAGAACCCCTTTGGTCATCCACAACCGGTATCTCTTTGCCCTTCCCGGAAAGGGTCACCATCGTATCGACAAAGTTCTTGCCGCCCGTGCCATAGAGCCAGGAAGTTCTCACTATCCAGTTTTGCGGGCAGATGTTCCTCACGAAGTCTTCTCCGGCCAGCTTGGAGCTGCCGTAGACGTTTATTGGATTTGGCCGGTCGAATTCCAGGTACGGCGCACCCTTTCTTCCGTCAAAAACGTAGTCTGTGCTCACATAGAGAACCGGGGCTTCCATTTCAGTCGCCACGGTCGCAACATTCTTCGTGCCAAAGGCATTTATCTTGAAGGCAAGCTCCTTTTCTTTCTCGGCATCGTCAACTCTCGTGTAACCCGCGCAGTGTACGATTATGTCCGGTGAAGCATTCCGTGCGAATTCTCCGAACGAATCCAGATCGGTTACATCTGCCGTGTCTATGTCACAGGGAATCACTTCGTACTCTTGTGAGAGAATTCTTGTAAGGGCAGTGCCCAACAACCCCTTACAGCCTGTTACAAGAACTCTGCGCTTTGTCAATAGACCTCGACCTGGCTTGAATCCCCCACCATGAAACGATAGGCCTGGGGTTTGGAGAAATTCTTCTTGAGAACTACGTTCTTGCCAATGAGACTTCCCTCAAGCCGGGCGCCGAGATTCAGAATAGTGCTGCCTTCGAGCACAATGCTGTGCTCGATCTCGCTGTTCTCAACCAGAACATTGTCATGAATAGAGGTGAAAGGCCCGACATAGGATCCGGTAATCTTCGAGTTCTTCCCGATTATCAGGGGCCCTCTGAGGACACTCTCCTTGACCTCACTGCCTTCACCAATCACCACATTTCCTGCTACCTGTGATTTCGAATCAACACTGCCTTCGATCCTCGGCTCAAGCGCCATGAGGACAATTCTGTTGGCCTCGAGTATATCTTCAAGCTTACCTGTGTCCTTCCACCACCCCGTGATTGTGTGAGACCTTACCACGAACTTCTTGTCGATGAGATATTGGATTGCATCGGTTATCTCGAGTTCGCCTCTCCAGGACGGCTTGATGTTATTCACGGCCTTGAAGACCGTGCTGTCAAACATGTACACGCCGACAAGCGCCAGATCGCTCTTCGGGATTTTTGGCTTCTCCACAAGCCTCACGACTCTGTCGGCATCAAGCTCCGCCACTCCGAATTCGGAAGGATTAGGCACTTTGGCGAGAAGTATCTGGCAGTTTGGGTGTTCGCTTCTGAACTCGTCCACGAAATTCTTGATTCCGTCCTTGATGATGTTGTCTCCGAGAAACATGACGAACGGTTCCTTGCCCAGATATTTCTCAGAGATCTTGACTGCATGTGCCAGTCCGAGCGGAGCCTCCTGTTCGATATAGGTTGCCTTCACCCCAAGGGCAGAACCGTTTCCCACTGCCGCTTTGATCTCATCCTTCGTATCGCCGACCACTATGTAGATATCAGTGATGCCTGCGTCCCTTATGGCCTCAATTGCGTAGAACAGAATCGGTTTGTTCGCAACCGGAACAAGCTGCTTTGCGCTGGTATGGGTTATCGGCCTCAGTCTCGTACCTTTTCCGCCGCTCAGGATGAGCCCTTTTATTGTCCTCACCTCCTCAAGTGAGATGCGCCATCGACAAGTGATTTTGGATTCTCATGCACGAGTCTTCCCGCCTCCGTGTCGCCTATGATTTTCGAGGCCTCTTTGAGGGCCGCTGCCAGGACAGGCGGTCTGTCCACCGGGTCGTGTGCATCCGAGGCAAGGAAATGAACCAGTCCATTTCCCAGGAGCTCCTTTGCCTTTTCCTTCGCCGTGTCCCCAAAGTATCCCAGGAGGCTGCCACCGGTTATCTGGGTAAGGCAGCCCATCTGAACAAGATCACAAACGGGAACCCGATTCTTCGACATGGCCAGGTTTCTCTCGATGTGGGCGAGAATCGGAACCATGCCTTTTCTCACAGCTCTGGAAAGAATTGATTCAGCGCCGGAAGGAAACGAGGTCAATTGGAACTCAACCAGGAAGAATCTGTGCGCTTCATCAAGAAAGACATTGTTTTCTTCCAGGAATGACTCGAGTTTCTCGGTGAAATAGACTTCTCCGCCGAGTCTCACATCAAGACTTATTCCCTCGTTCCTAAGAGCCTCATCCAGTCTATCTCTTGCTTCCTTCCATTTCTTCCCATTTTGCCTGGGCCGGTCGCTCACAATGTGCGGCGTTCCGAAAGCCACCTTGACTCCGTCATTCCACGCCTGGCGGGCCATGACCAGCGACCCGTCCAGCGACTGAGGTCCGTCAGGATCAACAAATGGAAGAATGTGTGTGTGAATGTCAATCACGCTTCGAGATGTCCTTTCCCTCCAGCCGCACGGCGCCCGTCACCGGCGAAAAATGCGCGTTTCCGCTCCTGGCGTAGATTCTTGACCCGTCCCGGCACGCTCGCTCGAGTTCGCAAACTCGGCCTTCGGCCTCAGACAGTGCAAACTCGCCCGTAACGGGGACGCTCGCTTTCCACCGTGACGAGTACCCCAAGAATCTCACCATGTTCGCTCCAACGCCATTTTTCGATGGCCACCTTGCCTGAACCCGGTCACCGACTCAGAGTAACCGTCACCCGGCTCGCAGTCTTTCTTCAACGAGCCTTCGTCCCGTCTCGAGTCCTTCTGCGAGTTTTTCCGGGTCCTTCCCGCCCGCCAATGCGAGATGAGGACGGCCACCACCACCGCCGCCCAGACGGCTCCCGAGCTCCTTGGCAATCTCGCCGGCAGTAATCTTGCCTTCGCGGAGAAGCTCGTCAGTCACCGCAATCACTATTGAGATCTTTCCGGAAATAGCAGAGCCAAGGATCGCGACTCCTCGGCCCATTTTCTCCCTGAGCCCATCCCCCACAATTCTCAGCGTATCTATGTCCGGCGCATCAACAGGCGCAGTCAAAACCCTGACTCCGTTGACGAGAATTGGCTCTTCTTCCAACTTCTTCAAGGCAATCGAAAGCGCCGATTCTCCCTGAAGAGCATCGAGTTTCTTCCTCAATCTATCGTTTTCAAGCTGAAGTGCCTTCACCTTGTCAAGAAGCTCCCGTCTCGGCACCTTCAGGAAATCTTCAAGCTCAGTCAGGAAGTTCCTCTCTTCGTCCAGATATTCATCTGCAGCCCGCCCGGTCACTGCCTCAATCCTTCTGAGACCTGAGCCAACTGCCTTCTCGGAGACAATCCGGAAGGAGCCAATCTCTCCGGTATGAGATGCATGTGTTCCAGCGCAGAGCTCGCGCGAGAAAACGTAGTCTTTCTCTCCTACGATGACCTGCCTCACAGTGTCTCCATATACTTCGCCAAAGAAAGCAAGCGCCCCCTGGCTTTTTGCCCCCTCAAGCGAAGTTGTAGAGGTTTTCACAAGAAGGTTCTCCTGAATCTTTTCATTCACCAGGTCCTCGACAGAATTGATTTCCTCGGGAGAAAGTGCGGAGAAGTGAGTGAAGTCGAAACGTAGTCTGTCAGATGCAACAAAGGAACCTGATTGCCTTATGTGCTCGCCCAGGACCGTTCGCAACGCGGTATGAAGAAGGTGGGTCGCAGTATGGTTCTTTTTCACTGCATCCCTCACGTTTTTGTCAATTTCTGCCACAAGGCCCGGGGCCGCCAGGAGCTTCGGTTCACCTCTCACAAACTCGCCACAATGGATGAGGAGATCTCCTTCTTTCCGTGCAGTCTCAATCCTCACTTCAATTCCCGGCCCTATCAGGCGACCGCAGTCTCCAACCTGTCCTCCCCCCTCGGCGTAGAAAGGGGTCTTGTCCAGCACAGCTTCAATCTGAGGAAGCCCCTTTTCTCCTTCGCGGTACCTTCTCACCTTCACATTCTGAGACAGTTTTGTGTAGCCGACGAATGCCGTCGCGATTCCAGAACTCACAAGTACCCAAGGTTTCCACACCTTTCTCTCCTCTTTTTCCTGGAGGAACTCACCAGTTTCCTGAGCCCTCTTCCTTTGAAGAGCCATCTCCTTTTCGAACTCATCTTCCCTTACGCTAAGCCCGGCCTCGCTGCAAATTTCAACCGTGAGATCAATTGGAAAACCGTAGGTGTCATGAAGGAGGAATGCTTCCTTGCCTGAAAGGGAGCGTTCCCCTTTTTCTTTTGCCGTCTCAACGAGCGCGTCGAGCTTCCCCATCCCTTCATCGAGCGTCGACCTGAATCTTTCCTCCTCACCCTTTATCACCAGAGAAACCTTTCCCGGATCCCGGAGAAGGTCGGGATAGATGGAACCCATCGAATCGGCGATCACTCCGACAAGCTCGTAGAGAAAAGGCCCTTTGAGACCCAGGTCCCTGCCTCTCCTCACAGCCCTCCTCAGGATCCTCCTCAACACATAACCCCTTCCTTCATTCGTAGGGAGAATCCCTTCAGAGATGGCGAACACAAGTGCCCGGGCATGGTCTGCGACTATTCTCATCGGAATCTTCGCTTTACCTGAGTCAATGCTTCCCTTCTCTTCCAGGGCCCTCATGACCGGCAGGAAAATGTCCGTTTCGTAGCTCGAGGATTTCCCCTGGCAAATCATGACAAGACGCTCAAACCCCATCCCTGTATCAACGCCTCTTCTTTTCAGCGGCGATAACTTCCCCTTTTCATCCTTGTAGAATTCAGGAAAAACGAGATTCCAGAACTCGACGAATCTGTCACAATCGCATCCGACGCCGCAGTCGGGTTTACCGCACCCTTTTTCTTCGCCAAGGTCAATATAGATTTCCGAGCAAGGTCCGCAGGCGCCCGTAAGCCCGGCAGGCCCCCAGAAGTTGTCCTCATCTCCGAGCCCGACAATCTTCGGCTCCGGGACCCCTATCTTCTCACGCCAGATCTTCCTGGCCTCTTCGTCCTGCATGTGGACCGAGATGAAGAGTTTTTCCTTATCCAGTCCAAGAACATCAATCACAAACTCCCAGGCCCAGGAGATTGCTTCTTCCTTGAAGTAATCGCCGAAAGAGAAATTTCCGAGCATCTCGAAAAAGGTGTGGTGTCGTATCGTGTGCCCCACATTCTCTAGATCCGTGGCCCTCAGGCATTTCTGGATGGAGACTGCCCTTGAAAAAGGAATTTCACTTTCCAACGTATAGTAGGGTTTGAACTGAACCATTCCGGCGGTAGTAAAAAGAAGTGAAGGATCATCCGGCACGATGGGAGCGCTCTGAACTACGGTGTGGTCCTTATCTTTGAAGAAATCGAGAAAAAGCCCCCTCAACCTCGACGAAGAAAACTCCTGAATTCGGGGACACATCACTTAATTCTCTCCCACCTGAGAATCCTGAATTCGGGGACAAATCGCCTGATTGCCCCCGAGTGCATCAGTTACTTTGGCGCCACTCACTCACCCGGAGAATTTGCTCCTTGTCACTTGAATCGCAACGCTCGCCGGGATCCCTTTTCTAACAAGGAAGGAAAAAACCCTGGCTTTGGCCCGGCGTTCCTCCACTCCTCCCAGACTCCTCATCTTCTTCTCAACAAGCTTCTCAGCTATCTCGATTTCGCTTACGTCTTCCCGTGCTTCAGATATCGCTTTCTCAGCAACTGCTTTCGGAACACCTTTTCCGAGAAGTTCTCTCTTTAGCAGGAAGAATCCCCTTGGAGAGACAAGGATTCTGTTCCTTACGAAAGCCCTTGCGAATTCGAGATCGTTGATAAGCCCCAGCGTCGTAAGTCTTGCAACGACGAGGGAGCTCGTCTTTTCGGTGAAGCCTTTCTCCCTTAGTTTTTCAAGGAGTGCTTTCGCTGTAATACTTCTTCTTGCCAGAATATCGAGGGCTTTGCTCTTTGCTTCATCGAAGCTGTCCCGCTTCTCATCTTCTGCTTTTCCCCGGGCCTTGCTGGAGCGAAAGGAGGATCTGTTCTTGCTGACGCCTCCTCTCCCCAGAGTCCTGAATCTCACCGTCTGACTTTCTCAGCGACCTTTTCCTTCTGCTGCTCCGGGGCCGGCTCAGCCGGTTTGTGGTCAAGTGGAATCCTCAGTTTGTCTTCGATTTTCTTGAGAAGCTCGGGGTGCTCCTTCAAGTAGAATCTTGCGTTCTCCCTGCCCTGGCCGATTCTTTCCTCACCGAAGGAAAGCCATGTGCCGCTCTTCGCCAGGACTCCCTTGTCAATGGCAAGATCAATTATCTCTCCCTCTCTTGAGATGCCCTCATTGTAGAGAATATCGAACTCCGCATCTCTGAAAGGAGCTGCAAGCTTGTTCTTCACGACTTTTACTTTTGTCCGGTTTCCAACGACCCTGTCGCCCTCCTTGATCGAAGCTATTCTTCTTATGTCGAGTCTCACAGATGCGTAGAACTTCAGCGCCCTTCCGCCGGTAGTCGTTTCAGGATTTCCGAACATGACGCCTATTTGCATTCGTATCTGATTCGTGAATATGACGCAGGTCTTGGATTTGCTTATTGCTCCGGTCAGCTTGCGGAGGGCCTGCGACATGAGTCTTGCCTGGAGTCCCATGTGCGCATCGCCCATCTCTCCCTCAATTTCCGCCTTCGGAACAAGGGCTGCCACCGAATCGACCGCAATCACATCAACCGCCCCGCTTCTCACAAGGTGCTCGGTTATCTCAAGGGCTTCCTCGCCGGTATCCGGCTGGGAAACGTGAAGATTTTCAATATCGACGCCCAACTTCTTTGCATACGCAGCATCAAGCGCATGTTCGACGTCGATGAAAACGGCATTCCCGCCGAGTTTCTGCGCGTTGGCTATTATGCTGAGGGCCAGCGTCGTTTTCCCTGAAGATTCCGGGCCGAAGATTTCAACGACTCTTCCCCTCGGGACTCCGCCAATCCCGGTAGCGATGTCGAGCCCAAGTGAGCCGGTAGGTATGGTTTCGACAGAGA
The sequence above is drawn from the Candidatus Eisenbacteria bacterium genome and encodes:
- the rfbD gene encoding dTDP-4-dehydrorhamnose reductase gives rise to the protein MTKRRVLVTGCKGLLGTALTRILSQEYEVIPCDIDTADVTDLDSFGEFARNASPDIIVHCAGYTRVDDAEKEKELAFKINAFGTKNVATVATEMEAPVLYVSTDYVFDGRKGAPYLEFDRPNPINVYGSSKLAGEDFVRNICPQNWIVRTSWLYGTGGKNFVDTMVTLSGKGKEIPVVDDQRGSPTLADDLAGAMMVILKRNEFGLYHATNGGDCSWYEFAREIVSLWGGDAAIVKPISSAQSDRPAKRPTNSVLENYRLRHTLGFETRHWRDALKDYLRAKKEEGS
- a CDS encoding glucose-1-phosphate thymidylyltransferase; translated protein: MKGLILSGGKGTRLRPITHTSAKQLVPVANKPILFYAIEAIRDAGITDIYIVVGDTKDEIKAAVGNGSALGVKATYIEQEAPLGLAHAVKISEKYLGKEPFVMFLGDNIIKDGIKNFVDEFRSEHPNCQILLAKVPNPSEFGVAELDADRVVRLVEKPKIPKSDLALVGVYMFDSTVFKAVNNIKPSWRGELEITDAIQYLIDKKFVVRSHTITGWWKDTGKLEDILEANRIVLMALEPRIEGSVDSKSQVAGNVVIGEGSEVKESVLRGPLIIGKNSKITGSYVGPFTSIHDNVLVENSEIEHSIVLEGSTILNLGARLEGSLIGKNVVLKKNFSKPQAYRFMVGDSSQVEVY
- the recA gene encoding recombinase RecA, whose amino-acid sequence is MVTGLTKEKTKALELAVSQIEKQFGKGAIIRLGEDSAKVSVETIPTGSLGLDIATGIGGVPRGRVVEIFGPESSGKTTLALSIIANAQKLGGNAVFIDVEHALDAAYAKKLGVDIENLHVSQPDTGEEALEITEHLVRSGAVDVIAVDSVAALVPKAEIEGEMGDAHMGLQARLMSQALRKLTGAISKSKTCVIFTNQIRMQIGVMFGNPETTTGGRALKFYASVRLDIRRIASIKEGDRVVGNRTKVKVVKNKLAAPFRDAEFDILYNEGISREGEIIDLAIDKGVLAKSGTWLSFGEERIGQGRENARFYLKEHPELLKKIEDKLRIPLDHKPAEPAPEQQKEKVAEKVRR
- the alaS gene encoding alanine--tRNA ligase, whose amino-acid sequence is MCPRIQEFSSSRLRGLFLDFFKDKDHTVVQSAPIVPDDPSLLFTTAGMVQFKPYYTLESEIPFSRAVSIQKCLRATDLENVGHTIRHHTFFEMLGNFSFGDYFKEEAISWAWEFVIDVLGLDKEKLFISVHMQDEEARKIWREKIGVPEPKIVGLGDEDNFWGPAGLTGACGPCSEIYIDLGEEKGCGKPDCGVGCDCDRFVEFWNLVFPEFYKDEKGKLSPLKRRGVDTGMGFERLVMICQGKSSSYETDIFLPVMRALEEKGSIDSGKAKIPMRIVADHARALVFAISEGILPTNEGRGYVLRRILRRAVRRGRDLGLKGPFLYELVGVIADSMGSIYPDLLRDPGKVSLVIKGEEERFRSTLDEGMGKLDALVETAKEKGERSLSGKEAFLLHDTYGFPIDLTVEICSEAGLSVREDEFEKEMALQRKRAQETGEFLQEKEERKVWKPWVLVSSGIATAFVGYTKLSQNVKVRRYREGEKGLPQIEAVLDKTPFYAEGGGQVGDCGRLIGPGIEVRIETARKEGDLLIHCGEFVRGEPKLLAAPGLVAEIDKNVRDAVKKNHTATHLLHTALRTVLGEHIRQSGSFVASDRLRFDFTHFSALSPEEINSVEDLVNEKIQENLLVKTSTTSLEGAKSQGALAFFGEVYGDTVRQVIVGEKDYVFSRELCAGTHASHTGEIGSFRIVSEKAVGSGLRRIEAVTGRAADEYLDEERNFLTELEDFLKVPRRELLDKVKALQLENDRLRKKLDALQGESALSIALKKLEEEPILVNGVRVLTAPVDAPDIDTLRIVGDGLREKMGRGVAILGSAISGKISIVIAVTDELLREGKITAGEIAKELGSRLGGGGGGRPHLALAGGKDPEKLAEGLETGRRLVEERLRAG
- the ispE gene encoding 4-(cytidine 5'-diphospho)-2-C-methyl-D-erythritol kinase, coding for MTEKLLASFAKLNLCLEVGLLRSDSYHEIESVLTTISLKDDVIVKKALGKISVRCDSESVPVDKTNIAWKAARLFLEKFSLKGGVEIEIRKKIPVGSGMGGGSSNAAAVLKGMAELWGLNLSRQMLLGLSALLGSDVPFFVEGGVAIARGRGEKLSRLAGLPEMWFALVNPGFAVSTSWAYGEAEKIGLTRNAGCNNMLLIGIEHGDIGLIARCIHNSLEDVVVRNYPIVGHLKELMISLGALGSAMSGSGPTIFGVFKTQESAEEAVDKLTALGLSGWVAKPV
- a CDS encoding D-sedoheptulose 7-phosphate isomerase, translated to MPRKSQLTRQDAENAVLTSSKIIREVGEKNGKWIMDVAQVMVHAVNSGKKILFCGNGGSAADAQHLAAELSGKFYLNRDAIPAVSLTTNTSILTAVGNDLGFEKIFSRQLEAMGARGDVLVAITTSGKSENIIRAVRTAKKKGLKTVCLTGLKGRELARECDFSLIVPSEESPRIQEAHITVGHTICWLVEAQLFGKKGKGK
- a CDS encoding regulatory protein RecX; its protein translation is MRFRTLGRGGVSKNRSSFRSSKARGKAEDEKRDSFDEAKSKALDILARRSITAKALLEKLREKGFTEKTSSLVVARLTTLGLINDLEFARAFVRNRILVSPRGFFLLKRELLGKGVPKAVAEKAISEAREDVSEIEIAEKLVEKKMRSLGGVEERRAKARVFSFLVRKGIPASVAIQVTRSKFSG
- a CDS encoding decaprenyl-phosphate phosphoribosyltransferase, which codes for MRGAGKRIFDLITEMRPSQWTKNLVVFAGLIFSHGGATTSLLLRSVAGFCLFCLLSGSIYILNDVADIERDRAHPWKKKRPVARGDISKSSAVSFSLLIAAVSLCLAYPLGRSFFFAAAGFVVLNGLYSLILRGVVLLDVIAISTGFVLRALAGVEALRGVEPGIEVSPWLLLCTFFLALFLAVGKRRAEYEFLLEGASNHRLTLTKYSPRVLDQMIPVVTASTVICYSIYTVAPGTVEKFHTTGLLYTVPFVLFGIFRYLYLVFEKGKGGNPSETLLTDLPLIIDILLWGLVVVWVIYLS